Proteins found in one Clostridium kluyveri DSM 555 genomic segment:
- the nifH gene encoding nitrogenase iron protein produces MRQVAIYGKGGIGKSTTTQNLTAGLSELGKNVMVVGCDPKADSTRLLLGGLAQKTVLDTLREEGEDVELDYIMKTGFGGIKCVESGGPEPGVGCAGRGIITSINMLERLGAYTDDLDYVFYDVLGDVVCGGFAMPIREGKAKEIYIVASGEMMALYAANNISKGIKKYAKKGGVRLGGIICNSRNVDNEKKLLETFAKELGTQLIYFVPRDNVVQKAEIHKQTVIQFDSDEDQAAEYRSLAKAIEENELFVIPKPMSQERLEEIFLEHGLID; encoded by the coding sequence ATGAGACAAGTAGCGATTTATGGAAAAGGCGGAATAGGTAAATCCACAACTACACAAAATTTAACAGCAGGTTTATCGGAATTAGGAAAAAATGTTATGGTAGTTGGATGCGATCCTAAAGCTGATTCTACAAGGCTTCTTTTAGGTGGACTTGCACAGAAGACAGTTCTAGATACATTGAGGGAAGAAGGAGAAGATGTAGAATTAGATTATATAATGAAAACAGGATTTGGTGGAATAAAATGTGTTGAATCTGGTGGACCGGAACCAGGTGTGGGATGTGCAGGAAGAGGAATAATTACATCTATAAACATGCTGGAGAGATTAGGAGCATATACTGATGACTTAGACTATGTTTTTTATGATGTATTAGGAGATGTTGTGTGCGGAGGCTTTGCTATGCCTATTCGTGAAGGAAAAGCCAAAGAAATATATATTGTAGCCAGTGGTGAAATGATGGCTCTATATGCTGCAAACAATATATCAAAGGGAATAAAAAAATATGCTAAAAAAGGTGGAGTAAGATTAGGTGGAATTATCTGCAACAGCAGAAATGTAGACAATGAAAAGAAATTACTGGAGACTTTTGCAAAGGAATTAGGCACTCAGTTAATTTATTTTGTTCCAAGGGATAATGTAGTTCAAAAAGCTGAAATTCACAAACAGACAGTAATACAGTTTGATTCTGATGAAGATCAAGCTGCTGAATATAGATCTCTTGCAAAAGCAATAGAAGAAAATGAATTGTTTGTAATTCCAAAACCTATGAGTCAGGAAAGACTTGAAGAAATATTTTTAGAGCATGGGCTTATAGATTAG
- a CDS encoding nitrogenase component 1, with the protein MSKILEQPRHYCTLGAQQSVNAIKGAIPIIHSGPGCGVKLFRGLSTNSGYQGTGYSGGGTIPCTNSTEREVVFGGETRLREVIDGTLKVLKGEIFVVLTGCTADIVGDDVSQVVKDYKDQGVPIVYAETGGFKGTNFKGHEIVIKAIIDQFIGERSPQIKKGLVNVWSSVPYQDSFWSGNLNQIKYLLENIGLKVNILFGPKSRGLQEWNSIPDAQFNIVVSPWVGIETAEFLKEKYGTPYLHYALPPIGAGETSKFLRTVGEFANLDFSRVEDFIKNEEDNFYYYLERAADFFLEFRYSIPDRFFNITDSFYALGISQFLLNELGILPGEQYITDDTPKKYQNDIINEFSKISSTRKFEVFFELDGGKIHERLRKYNLGMHIPLILGSSWDRDITRELNAFGINITLPVMHRLILNGGYLGYNGGLRLIEDIYGNILETYK; encoded by the coding sequence ATGAGTAAAATATTGGAACAGCCTAGACATTATTGTACTCTTGGAGCACAACAATCAGTAAATGCAATAAAAGGTGCAATACCAATAATTCATTCAGGACCCGGATGCGGTGTAAAACTCTTTAGAGGGCTTAGTACAAATTCTGGTTATCAAGGTACAGGATATTCTGGAGGAGGAACAATCCCATGCACCAATTCAACTGAAAGAGAAGTTGTATTTGGAGGAGAAACAAGGTTAAGAGAGGTAATAGATGGAACTCTTAAGGTGTTAAAAGGAGAAATTTTTGTAGTTCTTACGGGGTGCACTGCGGATATAGTAGGAGATGATGTGAGTCAAGTAGTAAAAGACTACAAGGATCAGGGAGTACCCATAGTATATGCTGAAACAGGCGGATTCAAAGGTACAAATTTTAAAGGGCATGAGATAGTAATCAAAGCCATAATAGATCAGTTTATAGGGGAAAGAAGTCCCCAAATTAAAAAAGGTCTTGTAAATGTTTGGTCGTCAGTTCCCTACCAAGATAGCTTCTGGTCAGGAAATCTAAACCAGATAAAATATCTTCTAGAGAATATAGGGCTTAAGGTCAACATATTATTTGGGCCAAAATCCAGAGGATTACAAGAGTGGAATTCAATACCAGATGCTCAATTTAATATTGTAGTTTCTCCCTGGGTTGGAATTGAAACAGCAGAATTTTTAAAAGAAAAATATGGTACACCTTATTTGCATTATGCGCTGCCTCCTATAGGTGCTGGGGAAACCAGTAAATTTTTAAGAACAGTTGGAGAGTTTGCTAATTTGGACTTTAGTAGAGTTGAAGATTTTATTAAAAATGAGGAAGATAATTTTTATTATTATTTAGAGAGAGCAGCTGACTTTTTTCTTGAATTTAGGTATAGTATACCAGATAGATTTTTTAATATAACAGATTCTTTTTATGCACTTGGTATAAGTCAGTTTTTATTAAATGAACTGGGCATTCTTCCAGGCGAACAATATATAACAGATGATACACCTAAGAAATATCAAAATGATATAATAAATGAATTTAGTAAAATTTCATCTACTAGAAAATTTGAAGTGTTTTTTGAATTAGATGGAGGAAAGATACATGAAAGGCTTAGAAAGTATAATTTGGGAATGCATATTCCGTTAATTTTAGGAAGTTCATGGGATAGAGACATAACCAGGGAATTAAATGCTTTTGGAATAAATATAACTCTTCCTGTTATGCATAGGCTCATACTAAATGGAGGGTACCTGGGATATAATGGTGGTTTAAGACTTATTGAAGATATATATGGAAACATATTAGAAACATATAAATAA
- a CDS encoding ABC transporter substrate-binding protein encodes MEKLVKLATFILAVSIIFSTLFTGCGNGENNTDSKKTIFNVALSGDIKAVDPAFGYDRNTNAVVLQVTEGLFYYDVNNKIVPRLAKSYKVVNPTTYVYEIRNDVNFSDGTPLTVDDVVFSLNRYKEPSTASEVAWMFANVTSITKTGDWEVTVKLSKPDALWEQTLATTAGHIYSKKYYEEHKSNFGKPDGGILGTGPFVFKKWVTGSEIDLERNTKYWDKSANIAIDKIVYKIIPDSTTRVKALTSGQVDYLSNAPIDQLDQLKASKNTSISKVNSFTINFIAFNTEREPFNDVNVRKAIYYSIDANSIVSNIFKNTTILSNSLPINDAIVSTEKDLWSSYIKNAPDYKYNIDKAKEYLSKSSVPNGFKFTLIVNDEPAYYSSALLLQQALKQINIDVTVQKVTWSENSSYQFGSRFDKDGKRDYDALLTRWTADFPDADGNLTPLYKSANKGKGGSNSAAYTNAEVDKLLDEQSSATDKGERAKLQQQILNILSDEVPYAIISYPQTIFAINKNIKYTFGASWLYNIFFKDFEFTDN; translated from the coding sequence ATGGAAAAATTAGTAAAACTAGCTACATTTATATTGGCAGTTTCAATTATATTTTCTACATTATTTACAGGATGCGGAAATGGTGAGAATAATACAGATAGTAAAAAAACAATTTTCAATGTTGCATTATCGGGTGATATTAAAGCAGTAGACCCCGCATTTGGGTATGATCGTAACACAAATGCAGTTGTTCTCCAGGTCACTGAAGGTTTATTTTATTATGATGTAAATAATAAAATTGTTCCCAGATTAGCAAAAAGTTACAAGGTTGTTAATCCAACTACTTATGTTTATGAGATTAGAAATGATGTGAATTTTTCGGATGGGACTCCTTTAACTGTTGATGATGTGGTGTTTTCATTAAATAGATATAAGGAGCCTTCTACTGCTTCAGAGGTTGCGTGGATGTTTGCCAATGTCACTTCAATCACAAAAACTGGTGATTGGGAAGTAACTGTGAAGCTTAGCAAGCCGGATGCTCTATGGGAACAGACATTGGCTACTACTGCTGGACATATATATAGTAAAAAATATTATGAGGAGCATAAAAGTAATTTTGGTAAACCAGATGGGGGTATTCTTGGCACAGGACCCTTTGTTTTTAAAAAATGGGTAACAGGCAGCGAAATTGATTTAGAAAGGAATACTAAATATTGGGACAAATCTGCCAACATTGCTATTGATAAAATTGTATATAAAATTATACCAGACAGTACAACGAGAGTTAAAGCTTTAACCTCAGGACAGGTGGACTATTTGAGTAATGCTCCAATTGATCAGCTTGATCAGCTTAAGGCTTCTAAAAATACAAGTATTTCAAAGGTCAATTCCTTTACTATAAATTTTATAGCATTTAATACTGAACGAGAACCTTTTAATGATGTCAATGTAAGAAAAGCAATTTATTATTCTATTGATGCTAATTCTATTGTAAGCAATATATTTAAAAATACAACAATACTGTCTAATTCTTTACCTATAAATGATGCTATAGTTTCTACTGAAAAAGATTTGTGGTCTTCTTATATTAAAAATGCACCTGATTACAAATATAATATTGATAAAGCTAAAGAATATTTGAGTAAATCAAGTGTACCAAATGGTTTTAAATTTACACTTATAGTGAATGATGAACCAGCATATTATTCTAGTGCATTGTTACTTCAACAAGCTTTGAAACAAATTAACATAGATGTAACTGTTCAAAAAGTTACGTGGAGTGAAAACAGTTCATATCAATTTGGCAGCAGATTTGATAAGGATGGAAAAAGAGATTATGATGCATTGTTAACTAGATGGACTGCTGATTTTCCAGATGCGGATGGTAATCTTACTCCGTTATATAAATCAGCTAACAAGGGTAAAGGAGGTTCAAATTCAGCTGCATATACAAATGCAGAAGTTGACAAACTCCTAGATGAACAGTCTTCAGCCACAGATAAGGGGGAAAGGGCTAAACTTCAGCAGCAGATTTTAAATATATTGTCAGATGAGGTTCCGTATGCCATTATTTCTTATCCTCAAACTATCTTTGCCATAAATAAAAATATTAAATATACCTTTGGTGCATCATGGCTTTATAATATCTTCTTTAAGGATTTTGAATTTACAGATAACTAA
- a CDS encoding ABC transporter permease, with the protein MLRYIMKRLLQFIPIIFIVSIIIFGMVRIPKIDPVAVIVGGGQASQEEINSIREKYNLNKPMVIQYYIWITGALRGNFGLSINYQQPITSLIKERLPVTLGLTLLGTLFSILMAIPVGVVTAVKKNTWVDRFLSIIILVLVSCPVYLTCILMILVISAFFPSFSFTGTFTNFSEYIQRIVLPAIALAFGMIALLARVTRSSMIEQLQSNYIVTANAKGLPFKDVIFKHALKNAAVPIITICSIQIGVMIVGSVLVERVFSLSGIGSLLIDGINNSDYPIVQGVTLLLVTVFLLLNLIADIIYAFIDPRIRYK; encoded by the coding sequence ATGTTGAGATATATTATGAAACGTTTATTACAATTTATACCCATTATTTTTATAGTTTCTATTATTATATTTGGTATGGTTAGAATACCTAAAATTGATCCAGTTGCTGTTATCGTTGGCGGAGGCCAGGCCAGTCAAGAAGAGATCAACAGCATTAGGGAAAAGTATAATCTTAATAAGCCTATGGTTATACAGTATTATATATGGATTACTGGAGCGTTAAGGGGTAACTTTGGTCTAAGTATTAATTATCAGCAGCCAATAACTTCTTTGATTAAGGAGAGACTTCCGGTTACACTGGGACTTACCTTGTTAGGAACATTATTTTCTATTCTAATGGCAATACCTGTGGGGGTGGTTACTGCTGTTAAAAAAAATACATGGGTGGATCGATTTTTATCAATTATTATTTTAGTTTTGGTATCCTGTCCGGTATATTTGACATGTATATTAATGATATTGGTTATTTCAGCTTTTTTCCCCAGCTTTTCATTTACAGGAACCTTTACAAATTTCAGTGAGTACATTCAACGTATAGTACTTCCAGCCATAGCACTTGCTTTTGGTATGATTGCATTATTGGCACGTGTCACTAGAAGCAGTATGATAGAACAGCTTCAGTCAAATTATATAGTGACAGCTAATGCAAAAGGATTGCCATTTAAAGATGTTATATTCAAGCATGCGTTAAAAAATGCTGCAGTACCTATAATTACTATTTGCAGCATTCAAATTGGTGTAATGATAGTTGGTTCGGTATTAGTTGAAAGAGTGTTTTCTCTTTCGGGTATTGGAAGTTTATTAATAGATGGTATAAACAATAGTGATTATCCTATTGTTCAGGGAGTAACTCTCCTTTTAGTAACTGTTTTTTTGTTATTAAATTTGATTGCTGATATTATTTATGCATTTATAGATCCAAGAATCAGATATAAATAG
- a CDS encoding ABC transporter permease, which yields MGIKYFLRNKKKNYGTLFTPAVVISFLVLIVIITSAILAPLIAPYDPNKIDLSLSLQNPSHLHILGTDKTGRDIFSRMIFGARTTLLSAVYVVLISVVIGIPCGLICGYYGGKIDALIMRIWDIILSFPSLLLAFIFVASFGRGMGNAIVAIGIIYIPMISRLTRSLTLVEKNKTYVEAARSIGCSSRRILFVHILPNCIPTLLSELTLDLGYAMLDLAALSFLGLGVQPPTSDWGAMLEEAREFIQNKPMPAVAPGIAIIITVVSINVLSDGVQMYLNQSQRKLPSFKEFRKLAGDKNG from the coding sequence ATGGGAATAAAGTATTTTTTAAGGAATAAAAAGAAAAATTATGGAACATTATTTACACCAGCGGTTGTTATATCATTTTTAGTATTAATAGTAATAATTACATCGGCAATATTGGCACCATTAATAGCACCCTATGATCCAAATAAAATAGATTTATCTCTATCACTGCAAAATCCATCTCATTTACATATTTTAGGTACGGATAAAACAGGACGAGATATATTTTCAAGAATGATTTTTGGAGCTCGTACAACATTATTAAGTGCAGTATATGTTGTTTTGATATCTGTAGTAATAGGAATTCCCTGCGGCTTGATCTGCGGGTATTATGGAGGTAAAATTGATGCTTTGATAATGAGAATATGGGATATAATCCTTTCATTTCCATCATTACTTTTAGCATTTATATTTGTTGCAAGTTTTGGCAGGGGAATGGGAAATGCAATTGTTGCCATTGGAATAATATATATTCCAATGATTTCTCGTCTTACTAGATCGCTTACCCTTGTGGAAAAAAATAAAACATATGTAGAGGCGGCACGATCTATTGGATGTTCTAGTAGACGAATACTTTTTGTACATATTCTACCCAATTGTATTCCAACTTTATTAAGTGAGTTAACTCTTGATTTAGGCTATGCCATGCTTGATTTAGCAGCATTGAGTTTTCTTGGATTGGGTGTACAACCTCCAACTTCCGATTGGGGTGCAATGTTGGAAGAGGCAAGGGAATTTATACAAAATAAACCTATGCCTGCTGTTGCACCAGGAATTGCCATAATAATAACAGTAGTTTCCATTAATGTGCTCAGTGATGGAGTACAAATGTATTTGAATCAAAGTCAGAGAAAATTACCTTCATTTAAAGAATTTAGAAAATTAGCAGGTGATAAAAATGGATAA
- a CDS encoding ABC transporter ATP-binding protein, whose amino-acid sequence MDNVISIKNLKIELLSAKGIIHAVRGINLDIKKGEIHGLVGESGCGKTMTAKALLRLHDDSRTEYSGEILFNDEVDILKLKKKDIQKLRGNDISMAFQDPTTSLNPLITVGEQICEMMKVHENMDVKRAYVKTLWLLEKVGIHPAEKRFKQYPFELSGGIIQRIMIAIAISCNPKFLIADEATTALDVTIQAQILQLFKNLQRNLGMTIMLITHNFGVVAEVCDRVSVMYAGKIVETGDVKDIFTSPVHPYTMALINSIPKPGCHSKPLETIQGSPPELLKKINGCAYAPRCKFAAKKCTEVIPEIIYSKNGHTAACHLEL is encoded by the coding sequence ATGGATAATGTTATTTCAATAAAAAATTTAAAAATTGAATTACTTTCTGCAAAAGGAATTATCCATGCCGTAAGGGGGATAAATCTGGATATAAAAAAAGGAGAAATACATGGTTTAGTTGGAGAAAGTGGATGCGGCAAAACAATGACTGCTAAAGCTTTGCTCCGTCTCCATGATGATTCCAGGACTGAATATTCAGGTGAAATACTTTTCAATGATGAAGTAGATATATTAAAGCTTAAGAAAAAGGATATTCAAAAGCTTCGCGGTAATGATATATCCATGGCTTTTCAGGATCCCACCACTTCTCTTAATCCCTTAATAACGGTAGGTGAACAAATATGTGAAATGATGAAGGTTCATGAAAATATGGATGTAAAACGAGCATATGTAAAAACATTATGGCTGCTTGAAAAGGTTGGAATTCATCCTGCAGAAAAACGATTTAAGCAGTATCCATTTGAGTTAAGCGGAGGAATAATTCAGCGTATCATGATTGCAATTGCTATTTCCTGTAACCCAAAATTTCTAATAGCAGATGAAGCTACTACAGCCCTTGATGTAACAATCCAGGCACAAATACTTCAGCTGTTTAAAAATTTGCAGAGGAATTTGGGAATGACTATTATGCTTATTACACACAATTTTGGAGTAGTTGCAGAGGTATGTGACAGGGTATCAGTTATGTATGCAGGTAAAATTGTAGAAACAGGAGATGTAAAAGACATTTTTACATCTCCTGTACATCCATATACAATGGCTCTGATAAATAGTATTCCAAAACCAGGATGTCACAGCAAGCCATTAGAAACAATTCAGGGGAGTCCTCCTGAACTCTTAAAAAAAATAAATGGCTGTGCATATGCACCACGCTGTAAATTTGCCGCAAAAAAGTGTACTGAAGTAATACCCGAAATTATATACAGTAAAAATGGTCACACAGCAGCTTGTCATTTAGAACTATAA
- a CDS encoding ABC transporter ATP-binding protein: MAEQIIKAEHLKKYYEVNGTGFIKNDTEYLHAVDDVSFEINKGEIFGIVGESGCGKSTLGRCILRLIDSIGGNIYFKGKDITHISQRDLKSQRRYMQMVFQNPYSSFNPKMTIGKSLHEVGKVYKISKDDSTRRINQLLEYIRLSEDMINHYPNELSGGQLQRLAIARALFFQPDFIIADEPVSALDVSVQAQILSLILDLRDKLGLTMIFISHDLTVVEYICDVIAVMYLGTIVEKSPKKDLFKNIYHPYTEALISDVPKSDPKQQTSRIVLKGDLPNAIDMPKGCRFSPRCPKFKKGKCDAEVPALREISEGHFAACHFV; encoded by the coding sequence ATGGCTGAACAAATTATTAAAGCAGAGCATTTAAAAAAATATTATGAAGTAAATGGAACTGGATTCATAAAGAATGATACTGAATACCTGCATGCGGTGGATGATGTATCTTTTGAGATCAATAAAGGTGAAATTTTTGGCATTGTTGGAGAGAGCGGATGTGGCAAATCTACACTTGGACGCTGCATTTTGCGATTGATTGATAGTATCGGAGGTAATATATATTTTAAGGGAAAGGACATAACTCACATAAGTCAGCGTGACTTAAAAAGTCAAAGAAGGTATATGCAGATGGTCTTCCAAAATCCTTATTCATCTTTTAATCCCAAAATGACTATAGGCAAATCTTTACACGAAGTAGGTAAAGTATATAAAATATCAAAAGATGATTCCACAAGAAGAATTAATCAGCTGCTTGAATATATAAGATTATCTGAGGATATGATCAATCATTACCCCAATGAGCTCAGTGGAGGTCAATTACAGAGACTGGCAATAGCGAGAGCACTTTTTTTTCAGCCGGATTTTATTATTGCAGATGAGCCAGTATCTGCGCTGGATGTTTCAGTGCAGGCACAGATTCTCAGTCTTATTTTAGATTTACGTGATAAACTTGGGCTGACCATGATATTTATATCACATGATTTAACAGTAGTAGAATATATTTGTGATGTTATTGCTGTTATGTATTTGGGCACAATTGTTGAAAAATCACCTAAAAAAGATTTATTTAAAAATATCTACCATCCATACACTGAAGCACTTATATCTGATGTACCAAAAAGTGATCCAAAACAGCAAACTTCAAGGATTGTATTAAAAGGAGACCTGCCAAATGCCATTGATATGCCAAAAGGATGCCGCTTTTCCCCTAGATGTCCTAAATTTAAGAAGGGAAAATGTGATGCTGAGGTACCGGCTTTGAGAGAAATATCGGAGGGACATTTTGCTGCCTGTCACTTTGTTTAA
- a CDS encoding class I SAM-dependent methyltransferase, which yields MNENYFTNAVAIAKDICIKKLKEGDIAVDATMGNGNDTVFLAEIVGQSGKVYAFDIQQDAIKNTQKKIAYKNLFKYVKLINDGHENMDNYISEKVKLVIFNLGYLPKGEHSITTRADTTLIALKKALNLIDKNGVVILVVYYGHEQGKFEKMSLERYVKTLHQKKYNVVKINFINQINSPPMLIIIEKR from the coding sequence ATGAATGAAAATTATTTTACTAATGCAGTTGCCATTGCTAAAGATATATGTATAAAGAAGCTGAAAGAAGGAGACATTGCAGTAGATGCCACTATGGGGAATGGAAATGATACTGTATTTTTGGCGGAAATTGTGGGACAATCGGGAAAGGTATATGCTTTTGATATACAACAGGATGCTATTAAAAATACACAAAAAAAGATAGCTTACAAAAATCTTTTTAAATATGTAAAGCTTATAAATGATGGACATGAAAATATGGACAATTATATAAGTGAAAAGGTGAAGCTTGTTATTTTTAACCTTGGGTATTTACCCAAAGGAGAACATTCCATTACAACTAGGGCAGATACTACACTGATAGCACTTAAAAAGGCATTGAATTTAATTGATAAAAATGGAGTAGTAATTTTGGTAGTATATTATGGCCATGAGCAGGGGAAATTTGAAAAAATGTCTTTGGAAAGGTATGTAAAAACATTACACCAAAAGAAATATAATGTGGTTAAAATAAATTTTATCAATCAAATTAATAGCCCACCTATGCTTATTATAATTGAGAAAAGGTAG
- a CDS encoding response regulator transcription factor yields the protein MNIIVNKYEKKIFVVDDEVKITEVIKSYLENSGYAVYVAYNGVDAMNLFNKINPDLIILDLMLPDICGEDICEMLRKRSKVPIIMLTGKTDEEDILNGLDIGADDYMTKPFSPRQLVARVKALLRRTEDELGEKNSLFSLNDNDLIINDLNYEVKKAGNIVNLTPIEYNILITMIRYPGKIFTREELIIVTLGQNFKGYDRTIDSHIKNLRYKIEDNPKEPEYIVTMRGIGYKFGSV from the coding sequence ATGAACATTATTGTGAATAAATATGAGAAAAAAATATTTGTGGTAGATGATGAAGTAAAGATTACAGAGGTTATAAAATCCTATCTTGAAAATAGTGGATATGCTGTATATGTGGCATATAATGGTGTGGATGCCATGAATTTATTTAATAAAATAAATCCCGATCTTATAATTTTAGATTTAATGCTTCCTGATATTTGCGGAGAAGATATTTGTGAAATGTTAAGAAAAAGATCAAAGGTTCCTATTATAATGCTTACGGGGAAAACAGATGAAGAAGATATACTTAATGGACTTGATATAGGGGCAGATGATTACATGACAAAACCTTTTAGTCCGAGGCAACTTGTAGCTCGGGTGAAAGCTTTACTTAGAAGAACTGAGGATGAACTTGGAGAAAAGAATTCTTTGTTTTCACTTAATGATAATGATTTAATAATTAATGATTTAAATTATGAAGTTAAAAAAGCAGGTAATATAGTTAACCTCACACCTATTGAATACAATATATTAATAACTATGATTAGATATCCTGGAAAAATTTTTACTAGGGAAGAGTTAATCATTGTTACATTGGGACAGAATTTTAAAGGCTATGATAGAACTATTGATTCTCATATAAAAAATTTAAGATACAAAATAGAAGATAATCCTAAAGAACCAGAGTATATTGTAACTATGAGAGGCATAGGTTATAAATTTGGAAGTGTTTAG
- a CDS encoding sensor histidine kinase → MRDSLRSRLTLSYILISLVCILTISILTNVFLEKQFREYTIRNQERKNEEIADLIGKQYGNNGVWNYTAIENMGVNVIEQGMIIRVIDNYGRVVWDAAVHNNGLCKQMLDNMVNKMSRHYNNWDGKYRVKEYSIYHNKNKIGNVVVGYYGPFYYNDNDFAFIHALNKFLIGTGVFSLFFALILGGFMAKWLSNPIDVAHELRTPLATIQSYIEAMIDGIWKPDRERLMSCHEEIMRITRLVGRREDMVKISVKDTGIGISPEDLPFVFERFYRADKSRNKLTGGSGIGLTIAKTIVDLHKGRITVQNNFDKGTEFIVLLPKASSNK, encoded by the coding sequence ATGAGAGATAGTTTAAGAAGTAGATTGACCCTATCCTACATACTTATTTCTCTTGTATGTATATTGACTATAAGTATTCTCACAAATGTATTTCTTGAAAAACAATTTAGGGAATACACTATTCGTAACCAGGAACGTAAAAATGAAGAAATAGCTGACTTGATAGGCAAGCAATACGGTAATAATGGAGTATGGAATTATACTGCTATTGAGAATATGGGAGTTAATGTTATTGAACAGGGAATGATTATAAGAGTAATAGATAATTATGGCAGGGTAGTATGGGATGCAGCTGTCCATAACAATGGGCTATGTAAGCAGATGCTAGATAACATGGTTAACAAAATGAGCAGACATTATAATAATTGGGATGGAAAATACCGGGTTAAGGAATATTCAATTTATCATAATAAAAATAAAATAGGAAATGTAGTAGTAGGTTATTATGGCCCATTTTACTATAATGATAATGATTTTGCTTTTATTCATGCACTAAATAAGTTCCTTATAGGTACTGGTGTATTTTCTCTATTTTTTGCACTAATATTAGGGGGATTTATGGCTAAATGGTTAAGCAATCCTATTGATGTTGCACATGAATTGAGAACTCCCCTTGCAACCATTCAGAGTTATATAGAAGCAATGATAGATGGCATATGGAAGCCAGATAGGGAAAGATTAATGAGCTGTCATGAAGAAATAATGCGGATAACTAGATTGGTTGGAAGAAGAGAAGATATGGTAAAAATAAGTGTAAAAGATACGGGAATTGGAATTTCTCCAGAGGATTTGCCCTTTGTTTTTGAAAGATTTTATCGTGCTGATAAATCCAGAAATAAATTAACAGGTGGTTCTGGAATAGGATTAACAATAGCTAAAACTATTGTAGATTTACATAAAGGTAGAATAACAGTACAGAATA